In one window of Gammaproteobacteria bacterium DNA:
- a CDS encoding HupE/UreJ family protein, translated as MRRTHLAIVGLALVVAGVVSLTRPSAPLEGAPVPHDIPADAIVRMFVKPEDDRLRLLVRVPLNTMQDIVFPTFGPGYLDIPEAEDEIRQGAMLWIGTPLQLFENGERLPAPELVAALVSIPSDRSFTSYEAALAHVTGPPLAPETQLVWQQALLDILLEYPIASADSDFSMDPGLERLALRVNTILRFLPAEGAERLYQYTGHPGVVRLDPRWHQAAWRFVVLGFQHILDGIDHLLFLLCLVAPLRRIRSLVILVTAFTVAHSVTLAASAFNFAPNTLWFPPLVETLIAASIVYMALENIVGTKVKTRWIITFAFGLAHGFGFSFALRETMQFAGSHLVTSLLAFNVGVELGQLAALLIIVPALELLYRFAIREKIGNILLSALVAHTAWHWMTERWGVLTQYTFRWPVFDLGLLARTLALVALTLAVMGATWLVIGWIRRPQEKGVAEEDAAARR; from the coding sequence ATGCGCAGAACCCACCTTGCCATCGTCGGCCTCGCCCTCGTCGTCGCGGGGGTGGTAAGCCTGACGCGTCCATCCGCGCCGCTCGAAGGGGCTCCGGTGCCTCACGACATTCCCGCCGACGCCATCGTGCGCATGTTCGTGAAGCCCGAGGACGACCGCCTGCGGCTCCTGGTGCGGGTGCCGCTCAACACGATGCAGGACATCGTCTTCCCGACCTTCGGACCGGGCTATCTCGACATTCCCGAGGCCGAGGACGAGATCCGGCAGGGCGCGATGCTCTGGATCGGCACGCCGCTGCAGCTCTTCGAGAACGGGGAGCGGCTTCCCGCGCCCGAACTCGTGGCCGCGCTCGTGTCAATTCCTTCGGATCGCTCGTTCACCAGCTACGAGGCAGCGCTGGCGCACGTCACCGGCCCGCCGCTTGCCCCCGAGACGCAACTCGTCTGGCAGCAGGCTCTTCTCGACATCCTCCTTGAGTACCCCATCGCGTCCGCCGACTCCGATTTCTCGATGGACCCCGGGCTGGAGCGGCTTGCGCTGCGGGTGAACACGATCCTGCGCTTCCTGCCCGCGGAGGGCGCGGAGCGGCTCTACCAGTACACGGGCCACCCCGGGGTCGTGCGCCTGGATCCCCGCTGGCACCAGGCGGCGTGGCGCTTCGTGGTGCTCGGCTTCCAGCACATCCTGGACGGCATCGACCACCTGCTCTTCCTGCTCTGCCTGGTCGCGCCGCTGCGCAGGATCCGCTCGCTGGTGATTCTCGTCACCGCCTTCACCGTCGCGCACTCGGTGACGCTGGCGGCCTCCGCCTTCAACTTCGCTCCCAACACCCTCTGGTTCCCGCCGCTGGTCGAGACCCTCATCGCCGCCTCGATCGTCTACATGGCGCTCGAGAACATCGTGGGCACCAAGGTGAAAACCCGCTGGATCATCACGTTCGCCTTCGGCCTTGCCCACGGCTTCGGGTTCTCGTTCGCGCTGCGCGAAACCATGCAGTTCGCGGGGTCGCACCTGGTGACTTCGCTGCTGGCGTTCAACGTGGGGGTGGAGCTGGGTCAGCTCGCGGCACTGCTGATCATCGTGCCGGCGCTGGAGCTGCTCTACCGCTTCGCGATCAGGGAGAAGATCGGCAACATCCTGCTCTCCGCACTGGTGGCGCACACGGCGTGGCACTGGATGACGGAACGGTGGGGCGTGCTCACCCAGTACACGTTCCGCTGGCCCGTCTTCGACCTCGGGCTCTTGGCGCGCACCCTGGCGCTGGTGGCGCTCACGCTGGCGGTGATGGGCGCCACCTGGCTGGTGATCGGCTGGATCCGGCGGCCGCAGGAAAAGGGGGTCGCCGAAGAGGACGCCGCCGCGCGGCGCTAG
- a CDS encoding DUF4399 domain-containing protein → MAALLAALGCGGGGDAGDSMDEGGMAEEAAAMDDAMRVHITEPADGATVDGSSVRVVFEVDNLEVVEAGVMDPGTGHHHLLINADLTPADQPIPAVEGSYVHFGLAQTEYEMTDLEPGDYTIIAVVADGLHVPLQPWVIDTVRFTVR, encoded by the coding sequence TTGGCCGCACTTCTCGCCGCGCTGGGCTGTGGTGGCGGGGGAGATGCGGGTGACTCGATGGACGAGGGCGGGATGGCCGAAGAAGCGGCCGCCATGGACGACGCCATGAGGGTCCACATCACCGAACCCGCCGACGGCGCAACGGTCGACGGCAGCTCCGTCCGGGTGGTCTTCGAGGTCGACAACCTCGAGGTCGTCGAGGCGGGAGTGATGGACCCGGGCACCGGGCATCATCACCTGCTGATCAACGCCGACCTCACGCCCGCCGACCAGCCTATCCCCGCGGTCGAAGGCAGCTACGTCCACTTCGGTCTGGCCCAGACCGAGTACGAGATGACGGATCTGGAGCCGGGCGACTACACGATCATCGCGGTCGTGGCGGACGGCTTGCACGTGCCGCTGCAACCCTGGGTGATCGACACGGTTCGCTTCACCGTTCGGTAG
- a CDS encoding prepilin-type N-terminal cleavage/methylation domain-containing protein: MRNSSGFSLIELLLVTLIIGILATIAIPRLTAARDRAFVATMQADLRNLATQQEIHYADELTYSNDFDDLEFSSSDRVTVTVTEASGTGWSATAAHEAFEDDDGCSVYYGDATATTLGSPGGPGEIACTR, encoded by the coding sequence ATGCGCAATTCAAGTGGGTTTTCTCTCATCGAGCTACTTCTCGTCACCCTGATCATCGGCATTCTGGCCACGATCGCGATTCCCCGGCTGACGGCGGCGCGCGACCGGGCCTTCGTGGCGACAATGCAGGCGGATCTCAGGAACCTGGCCACCCAGCAGGAGATCCACTACGCCGACGAACTGACCTACTCGAACGACTTCGACGACCTCGAGTTCTCTTCCTCGGACCGGGTGACCGTCACCGTCACGGAAGCATCGGGTACCGGCTGGTCCGCAACCGCGGCCCACGAGGCCTTTGAAGACGACGACGGGTGCTCGGTCTACTACGGCGACGCGACGGCGACCACGCTGGGGAGTCCGGGGGGACCCGGGGAGATCGCCTGCACCCGATAG
- a CDS encoding citrate synthase, with protein MDNGGAQNGTLSITDNRTGAEYEVDILEGDVIRAMDLRRIKVRDTDFGMMAYDPGFSNTANTRSTITYIDGSKGILQYRGYPIEQLAGRATFLEVAYLILKGELPTDAELDAFRDEVRIHTYIHENLTKLIDAFRYNAHAMGMAISTVAAMSTFYPEARNIHDPENRWKQIVRLIAKMPTIAAFTYRHHKGLPLAYPDNNLNYTQNFLSMLFRIGVREYEPHPALERALEVLFILHADHEQNCSTTAMRVIGSSQSDPYSAHAGAMAALFGPLHGGANEAVLRMLEEIGSTDHIPEFMESVKRGERRLMGFGHRVYKAYDPRASIIKQTAHEVFEVLGKNPLLDIALELEKIALGEEYFIRRNLYPNVDFYSGLIYQSMGFPSEMFPLLFAIPRTVGWLTQWEEMVNDREQRIARPRQVFVGPEERPYPQSG; from the coding sequence ATGGACAACGGCGGGGCGCAGAACGGCACTCTTTCGATCACCGACAATCGTACCGGCGCCGAGTACGAGGTCGACATCCTGGAAGGCGACGTGATCCGGGCCATGGATCTGCGCCGGATCAAGGTCCGGGACACCGACTTCGGCATGATGGCGTACGATCCCGGCTTCTCGAACACGGCCAATACCCGCAGCACGATCACCTACATCGACGGCTCCAAGGGGATCCTGCAATACCGCGGCTATCCCATCGAGCAACTGGCGGGAAGGGCCACCTTCCTGGAGGTGGCCTACCTGATCCTCAAGGGCGAACTGCCGACGGATGCCGAGCTCGACGCCTTCCGCGACGAAGTCAGGATCCACACCTACATCCACGAGAACCTGACCAAGCTGATCGACGCGTTCCGCTACAACGCGCACGCGATGGGCATGGCGATCAGTACGGTCGCGGCGATGTCCACCTTCTATCCCGAAGCCAGGAACATCCACGATCCGGAGAATCGCTGGAAGCAGATCGTGCGCCTGATCGCCAAGATGCCTACCATCGCGGCCTTCACCTACCGCCATCACAAGGGGCTGCCGCTCGCGTATCCCGACAACAACCTCAACTACACGCAGAACTTCCTGTCGATGCTGTTCCGCATCGGCGTGCGCGAGTACGAGCCCCATCCGGCGCTGGAGCGCGCCCTGGAGGTGCTGTTCATCCTGCATGCCGACCACGAGCAGAACTGCTCCACGACCGCGATGCGGGTCATCGGCAGCTCCCAGTCCGACCCCTATTCGGCCCACGCCGGCGCGATGGCGGCGCTGTTCGGGCCGCTCCACGGGGGTGCCAACGAAGCGGTTCTGCGCATGCTCGAAGAGATCGGAAGCACCGATCACATCCCCGAATTCATGGAAAGCGTGAAGCGGGGCGAGCGGCGTCTCATGGGCTTCGGACACCGGGTGTACAAGGCCTACGACCCGCGCGCCAGCATCATCAAGCAGACGGCGCACGAGGTGTTCGAGGTGCTGGGCAAGAATCCGCTTCTGGACATCGCCCTGGAGCTTGAGAAGATCGCGCTGGGCGAGGAGTACTTCATCCGGCGCAACCTGTATCCCAACGTCGACTTCTACTCGGGGCTCATCTATCAGTCGATGGGGTTCCCGTCGGAGATGTTCCCGCTGCTCTTCGCCATTCCCCGCACCGTGGGCTGGCTTACGCAGTGGGAGGAGATGGTCAACGACCGCGAGCAGCGCATCGCGCGTCCGCGCCAGGTCTTCGTGGGACCCGAAGAGCGTCCCTACCCGCAAAGCGGTTGA
- a CDS encoding MBL fold metallo-hydrolase has translation MIELLDLEHLGLQGAISSFLLEVPEPVLVDPGPATCLDALRVRLAERGLAISDLRAVFLTHIHLDHAGATGHLAGENDALTVHVHADAAPHIADPERLVRSTRRTFGEEHDRLWGEVRPVPARNIRPWAPGERAPLRLLRPISTPGHIGHHVAWLHDRDGVLLCGDALGVILDRRAPVHPPTPAPGVDAETWQSTLERVRIYDPDRFAVAHFGIYDDFGARREELSEALAALEERARASLATDDPRLAEEYERETRERQAAAIGQERARRYFDVFNAANDWAGMRLYLKRLA, from the coding sequence TTGATCGAACTCCTCGACCTCGAACATCTGGGTCTTCAGGGCGCGATCTCGTCCTTTCTGCTGGAGGTCCCCGAGCCGGTCCTGGTCGATCCGGGACCCGCGACCTGCCTGGATGCGCTCCGGGTCCGCCTGGCGGAGCGAGGTCTCGCGATCTCCGACCTGCGCGCCGTCTTTCTCACCCACATCCACCTGGATCATGCCGGAGCAACGGGGCATCTGGCAGGTGAGAACGACGCGCTGACCGTGCACGTCCACGCGGACGCCGCGCCCCACATTGCCGACCCGGAGCGCCTGGTGCGAAGCACGCGGCGCACGTTCGGCGAGGAACACGACCGCCTGTGGGGGGAGGTGCGGCCGGTGCCGGCGCGCAACATCCGTCCGTGGGCGCCGGGGGAGCGCGCCCCGCTGCGGCTCCTGCGCCCCATCTCCACTCCAGGCCACATCGGCCATCACGTCGCCTGGCTGCACGACCGCGACGGCGTGCTGCTGTGCGGCGACGCGCTGGGCGTGATCCTCGACCGCCGCGCTCCCGTGCACCCGCCCACCCCGGCGCCCGGCGTGGATGCGGAGACCTGGCAGTCGACGCTGGAACGGGTGCGGATCTATGATCCCGACCGCTTCGCGGTGGCCCACTTCGGCATCTACGACGACTTCGGCGCCCGGCGGGAAGAGCTGAGCGAGGCGCTGGCGGCGCTGGAAGAGCGGGCGCGCGCCAGCCTGGCGACGGACGACCCGCGGCTCGCCGAGGAGTACGAGAGGGAGACGAGGGAACGGCAGGCGGCGGCGATCGGGCAGGAGAGAGCCCGGCGCTACTTCGATGTATTCAACGCGGCCAACGACTGGGCGGGAATGCGGCTTTACCTGAAGCGCCTCGCTTGA
- the infC gene encoding translation initiation factor IF-3 — translation MRVNDQIRISPVRLIDERGAQVGIVSIEEARERAGRAGLDLVEVAPAARPPVCRLMDYGKYKYNAARKAKEAKKKQHHIQIKEVKFRPGIEDHDYDFKVRHARRFLGDGNKVKLTMMFRGRQLSHPEIGLEVLRRVTEDLEEVSKIETRPVREGRTMTMVLAPRS, via the coding sequence ATCCGAGTCAACGACCAGATCAGAATCAGTCCCGTTCGGCTCATCGACGAGCGGGGCGCCCAGGTGGGTATCGTCTCCATAGAGGAGGCGCGCGAAAGGGCCGGCAGGGCCGGCCTGGATCTGGTCGAGGTGGCGCCGGCCGCGCGTCCGCCCGTATGCCGGCTCATGGACTACGGGAAGTACAAGTACAACGCGGCCCGCAAGGCCAAGGAAGCAAAGAAGAAGCAGCATCACATACAGATCAAGGAAGTGAAGTTCAGGCCAGGCATCGAGGATCACGACTACGACTTCAAGGTCCGGCACGCCCGCCGCTTCCTCGGCGACGGCAACAAGGTGAAGCTGACGATGATGTTCCGCGGGCGGCAGCTCTCGCACCCCGAGATCGGGCTGGAGGTGCTGAGGCGGGTGACCGAGGACCTGGAAGAGGTTTCGAAGATTGAGACGCGCCCGGTGAGGGAAGGGCGCACCATGACAATGGTGTTGGCTCCGAGGAGTTAG
- the rpmI gene encoding 50S ribosomal protein L35 has product MPKMKTNRGAAKRIRRTGRGKLRRMRAYKSHILTKKTRKRKRRLRSATLVSGADERRLRRLLPNS; this is encoded by the coding sequence GTGCCGAAGATGAAGACCAACCGCGGAGCGGCCAAGCGGATTCGCCGCACCGGCCGCGGCAAGCTCCGCAGGATGAGGGCGTACAAGAGCCACATCCTCACCAAGAAGACCCGGAAACGGAAGCGCCGCCTGCGTTCCGCCACGCTGGTGTCCGGCGCGGACGAGCGCAGGCTCCGCCGCCTGCTTCCCAACTCATAA
- the rplT gene encoding 50S ribosomal protein L20 — protein sequence MPRTTGAPARKRRKKKILRQAKGYFGARKKLYRTAKDAVERGWEYAYRDRKQKKRNFRRLWITRINAASRQHDLSYSRFINGLQRAGIELDRKSLADLAVRNPEAFAALADRAKQGLAGA from the coding sequence ATGCCCAGAACGACCGGCGCCCCCGCGCGCAAACGTCGCAAGAAGAAGATTCTCCGCCAGGCCAAGGGCTACTTCGGCGCCAGAAAGAAGCTGTACCGCACGGCGAAGGACGCCGTGGAGCGCGGCTGGGAGTACGCCTACCGGGACCGCAAGCAGAAGAAGCGGAATTTCCGGCGGCTCTGGATCACGCGCATCAACGCGGCCTCACGGCAGCACGACCTGTCCTATTCCCGGTTCATCAACGGCCTCCAGCGGGCGGGTATCGAACTCGACCGCAAGTCGCTGGCCGACCTGGCCGTGCGCAACCCGGAGGCGTTCGCTGCCCTGGCGGACCGCGCCAAGCAGGGACTGGCCGGTGCCTGA
- a CDS encoding phenylalanine--tRNA ligase subunit alpha, producing MSEAGSLVDELRALEREARDAITGTSDPAALEQVRVAFLGRREGRVSRILRQLGGLGPEARPAVGAEANRVKQVLRGALEERERRFARERAGSGTPARDLTLPGRDRWRGARHPVTLVVDEICDIFARLGFTRARGPEAETEWYNFVALNTPLDHPAADEQDTLYLKGGGLLRSHTSPVQIRILEQYRPPVRILAPGPAYRRDTWDATHAPAFFQIEGLAVDEGITFVDFKATLSEFARRFWGPGTRIRFRPGYFPFTEPSAEVDVKRRVVGADGSVEETAWLEVMGAGMVDPAVLENVGIDPERYSGWAFGMGPARIAMLKYGINDIRMLYENDIRFLSQFA from the coding sequence GTGTCCGAGGCCGGCTCTCTCGTTGACGAGCTCCGGGCGCTCGAACGGGAGGCGCGGGACGCCATCACCGGCACGAGCGATCCCGCTGCCCTGGAGCAGGTCCGGGTAGCATTCCTGGGCCGCAGGGAAGGGCGCGTATCGCGCATCCTGCGCCAGCTCGGCGGCCTCGGCCCGGAAGCACGCCCGGCCGTCGGCGCCGAAGCGAACCGGGTCAAGCAGGTGCTGCGGGGGGCGCTGGAAGAGCGGGAACGCCGCTTCGCACGGGAGCGCGCGGGCAGCGGTACGCCGGCGCGGGACCTCACGCTTCCCGGGCGGGACCGGTGGCGGGGCGCCCGCCACCCCGTCACCCTGGTCGTCGACGAGATCTGCGACATCTTTGCGCGCCTGGGGTTTACGCGCGCCCGCGGGCCCGAGGCGGAGACCGAGTGGTACAACTTCGTCGCGCTCAACACGCCCCTGGACCATCCCGCCGCGGACGAGCAGGACACCCTCTACCTGAAGGGCGGCGGGCTCCTGCGCAGCCACACCTCTCCGGTCCAGATCCGGATCCTCGAGCAGTACCGCCCTCCCGTGCGCATCCTCGCCCCCGGCCCGGCCTACCGGCGCGACACCTGGGACGCGACGCACGCGCCCGCGTTCTTCCAGATCGAAGGCCTGGCGGTGGACGAGGGCATCACCTTCGTGGACTTCAAGGCTACCCTTTCGGAGTTTGCGCGCCGGTTCTGGGGACCCGGCACCCGCATCCGCTTCCGCCCGGGCTACTTCCCGTTCACGGAGCCGAGCGCCGAGGTCGACGTGAAGAGGCGCGTGGTGGGAGCGGACGGCAGCGTCGAGGAGACGGCCTGGCTGGAGGTCATGGGGGCCGGAATGGTCGATCCGGCGGTGCTGGAGAACGTGGGCATCGATCCCGAACGCTATTCCGGGTGGGCCTTCGGCATGGGGCCCGCGCGCATCGCCATGCTCAAGTACGGGATAAACGACATCCGGATGCTCTACGAGAACGACATCCGCTTCCTCTCCCAGTTCGCATGA
- the pheT gene encoding phenylalanine--tRNA ligase subunit beta, which translates to MNVSRRWLRAVAPGLDLSAGEIAARLAMRGAPVEGITDLAAEIAGVVIGRVERVRRHPNADRLSVCEVDGGNGTVQVVCGAPNVRPGACYPFVPVGAVLPGELRIKRVRIRGQESRGMLCSARELGLGTEHRGILELAGQFDPGSPFAPTVGLDDHRLDVEVSPNRGDLLSHVGVARELVGEGGIRLAQLPGAVEHELAVRTGTPAVDGAGARVRIDDPRQCWRYMAAVVRGVRVGPSPEWLASRLRAAGAHPINNVVDATNYVLLELGQPLHAFDLARVAGPEIVVRGAWQGETVRTLDGEQRELDEGMLLICDPERALAIAGVMGGSESEIGEGTTDVLLECALFNPKGVRAVRRALGMSTDASHRFERGVDPAGLERAIRRTVSIIVATAGGEPAPTLLDACPRPWRAPVVTLRPERVGQLLGVPFDTGDIVKLLEPLGYRCRPTAGAIEVAVPGHRSYDTLREVDLVEEVARVHGYDRFPDSLGAFRPGTVPDDPLLRLHDRLRTILVGRGFLEAHTTAFAPAEEGEVEVLNPVSAEESRLRRTVLFGLLHAVEHNFARGAADIRLFDMGAVFGADGSGGLPRETNRLAVAMTGRRRPHHWSAGDRPWDEWELRGLAEELVAAVLPGECSVEPGTFDSTFFEEDCEFLVRAADGSVVGGAGKVRADRVDAPVWAGPVWGLELELGDGVRGRPDPAIRPLPAFPAVERDLALLIPDSLPARQVLEFLERGGGRDLAGVSVFDLFRGGDVPDGSRSIGFRLRFQSGRRTLTDKAVDRAVRRLIQRLKEEFGVEPRAGAADS; encoded by the coding sequence ATGAACGTCTCGCGCCGGTGGTTGCGGGCGGTGGCGCCAGGGCTCGACCTGAGTGCCGGGGAAATCGCGGCCCGGCTGGCGATGCGCGGCGCGCCCGTGGAGGGGATCACCGACCTGGCCGCGGAGATCGCCGGGGTGGTGATCGGCCGCGTGGAGCGCGTGCGCCGGCACCCGAACGCGGACCGGTTGTCGGTCTGCGAGGTCGACGGGGGCAACGGCACCGTGCAGGTGGTGTGCGGAGCGCCCAACGTCCGCCCGGGCGCCTGCTACCCCTTCGTGCCGGTGGGCGCCGTCCTTCCCGGCGAACTGCGCATCAAGCGCGTCCGCATCCGCGGCCAGGAGTCGCGCGGCATGCTCTGCTCGGCCCGCGAACTGGGGCTGGGCACCGAACACCGCGGGATTCTCGAGCTGGCGGGACAGTTCGACCCGGGAAGCCCTTTCGCCCCCACTGTCGGCCTGGACGACCACCGGCTGGATGTCGAGGTCTCGCCCAACCGGGGCGACCTGCTCTCCCACGTGGGCGTGGCGCGCGAACTGGTCGGTGAGGGCGGGATCCGCCTCGCCCAGCTCCCCGGAGCGGTCGAGCACGAGTTGGCGGTGCGCACCGGGACGCCGGCGGTGGACGGGGCGGGGGCGCGCGTCCGCATCGACGACCCACGGCAGTGCTGGCGCTACATGGCGGCGGTGGTGCGCGGGGTGCGGGTCGGCCCTTCCCCGGAGTGGCTGGCGTCCCGCCTGCGGGCTGCGGGCGCCCATCCCATCAACAACGTGGTGGACGCCACCAACTACGTGCTGCTGGAGCTGGGTCAGCCGCTGCACGCCTTCGATCTCGCGAGGGTCGCGGGACCCGAGATCGTAGTCCGGGGGGCTTGGCAGGGCGAGACGGTGCGGACACTGGACGGCGAACAGCGCGAACTCGACGAGGGAATGCTCCTCATCTGCGATCCCGAGCGGGCGCTGGCCATAGCCGGGGTCATGGGCGGGAGCGAATCCGAGATCGGCGAGGGGACCACGGACGTTCTCCTGGAGTGCGCGCTCTTCAACCCGAAGGGGGTGCGCGCGGTGCGGCGGGCGCTGGGCATGTCGACCGACGCCAGCCACCGCTTCGAGCGCGGAGTCGACCCTGCCGGGCTGGAGCGCGCGATTCGGCGCACGGTTTCGATCATCGTCGCGACTGCGGGCGGCGAGCCGGCGCCCACCCTCCTCGACGCCTGCCCCCGGCCCTGGCGCGCGCCGGTCGTGACGCTTCGTCCCGAACGGGTCGGGCAGCTGCTTGGCGTCCCCTTTGACACAGGCGACATCGTGAAGCTGCTCGAGCCGCTGGGCTACCGCTGCAGGCCCACCGCCGGCGCAATCGAAGTCGCGGTCCCGGGGCACCGGAGCTACGACACCCTTCGCGAGGTCGACCTGGTCGAGGAGGTCGCGCGCGTCCACGGGTACGACCGTTTCCCGGACAGCCTGGGCGCCTTCCGTCCGGGGACGGTCCCGGACGACCCCCTTCTGCGGTTGCACGACCGGCTCAGGACGATCCTGGTGGGCCGCGGGTTCCTGGAGGCGCACACGACCGCGTTTGCGCCCGCGGAGGAGGGGGAGGTGGAGGTGCTCAATCCGGTCTCCGCGGAAGAGAGCCGCCTGCGCCGGACCGTGCTCTTCGGGCTGCTGCACGCGGTCGAGCACAACTTCGCGCGGGGCGCCGCCGACATCCGGCTCTTCGACATGGGCGCGGTATTCGGCGCCGACGGGTCCGGCGGGTTGCCGCGCGAGACGAATCGGCTGGCGGTCGCGATGACCGGGCGGCGGCGGCCCCACCACTGGTCGGCCGGGGATCGGCCGTGGGACGAGTGGGAGCTGCGCGGACTGGCCGAGGAACTGGTCGCGGCCGTGCTCCCGGGGGAGTGCTCGGTGGAGCCCGGCACCTTCGACTCGACCTTCTTCGAGGAGGATTGCGAGTTTCTGGTGCGGGCGGCCGACGGCTCGGTGGTGGGCGGCGCCGGCAAGGTGCGCGCGGACCGGGTGGACGCTCCCGTCTGGGCCGGACCGGTCTGGGGGCTGGAGCTCGAACTGGGGGACGGTGTCCGGGGGCGGCCCGATCCGGCCATCCGCCCGCTTCCCGCCTTCCCGGCGGTGGAGCGAGACCTGGCCCTGCTGATTCCGGATTCGCTCCCGGCCCGGCAGGTGCTGGAGTTCCTCGAGAGGGGCGGAGGCAGGGATCTCGCCGGAGTGTCCGTCTTCGACCTGTTCCGCGGCGGGGATGTGCCGGACGGCTCCCGGTCCATCGGATTCCGCCTGCGCTTTCAGTCGGGACGCCGAACCCTCACGGACAAAGCCGTCGATCGCGCGGTGCGGCGTCTCATCCAGCGACTCAAGGAGGAGTTTGGTGTCGAACCAAGAGCAGGCGCAGCAGACTCCTGA
- a CDS encoding cell division protein ZapA, which produces MADTDKAISHTVEIAGEKYAIRSTADREEVERFARFLDENISEVHRRAGLMDSYRATILAALSITARYFEAQADLAGLRARMTRRSGSLAEEVEAELAEHAES; this is translated from the coding sequence ATGGCTGATACCGACAAGGCAATATCCCATACGGTCGAGATCGCGGGCGAGAAGTACGCCATCCGGTCCACCGCCGACCGCGAGGAAGTCGAGCGATTTGCCCGTTTCCTGGATGAGAACATCAGCGAGGTCCACCGTCGGGCCGGGCTGATGGACTCATACAGGGCCACGATCCTTGCGGCCCTCTCCATCACCGCGCGGTACTTTGAGGCTCAGGCCGATCTGGCCGGTCTGCGGGCGCGGATGACGCGCCGATCCGGATCGCTCGCTGAGGAAGTCGAGGCCGAGTTGGCGGAGCACGCCGAATCCTGA